In Candidatus Methylomirabilota bacterium, one DNA window encodes the following:
- a CDS encoding LLM class flavin-dependent oxidoreductase — protein MAVEFGVLIPTREAVMSGHPETVPLLAMAERAEAAGFDSVWIGDSITARPRHEPLTLLAAVAARTRRMRLGTGVLLPALRNPVVLAHVVATLDRVAEGRVILGVGIAADTPAIRREFAAVGVPFERRVGRFLEMLEICRALWRQDNVSFSGKHFTLDKATVEPKPHRAGGPPIWIGGSGPTALREAARFDAWFPTGPSVEFFAEHFPKIQAAARAAGRPPDAVTGAAYLTLALDRDRAAAEQRLNTFLETYYAAPARTILARQACYAGPLEGGIEWLQRWIAAGARHLNLRFAGGDQLAQVDEVASHVLPRLKRG, from the coding sequence ATGGCGGTCGAGTTCGGCGTGCTGATTCCCACTCGCGAGGCGGTGATGTCCGGGCATCCGGAGACCGTCCCGCTGCTGGCCATGGCCGAGCGCGCGGAGGCGGCGGGCTTCGACTCCGTGTGGATCGGCGACTCCATCACCGCGCGGCCGCGCCACGAGCCGCTCACGCTGCTGGCCGCGGTGGCCGCGCGCACCCGCCGGATGCGGCTGGGCACCGGCGTGCTGCTGCCGGCGCTGCGCAACCCGGTCGTGCTGGCCCACGTCGTGGCCACCCTCGACCGCGTCGCGGAAGGCCGGGTGATCCTCGGCGTCGGCATCGCCGCCGATACGCCGGCCATCCGCCGGGAGTTCGCGGCCGTGGGCGTGCCCTTCGAGCGCCGGGTGGGCCGCTTTCTCGAGATGCTCGAGATCTGCCGCGCCCTGTGGCGGCAGGACAACGTCAGCTTCAGCGGCAAGCACTTCACGCTGGACAAGGCCACCGTCGAGCCCAAGCCGCATCGTGCCGGCGGGCCCCCCATCTGGATCGGGGGCAGCGGGCCCACCGCGCTCCGCGAGGCGGCGCGCTTCGACGCCTGGTTCCCCACCGGGCCCAGCGTCGAGTTCTTCGCCGAGCACTTTCCCAAGATTCAGGCCGCCGCCCGGGCGGCGGGTCGCCCGCCGGACGCCGTGACGGGCGCGGCCTACCTGACGCTGGCCCTGGACCGCGATCGCGCCGCCGCCGAGCAGCGGCTCAACACGTTTCTGGAGACGTACTACGCGGCGCCGGCCCGCACGATCCTGGCCCGCCAGGCCTGTTACGCCGGCCCCCTGGAAGGGGGCATCGAGTGGCTGCAGCGCTGGATCGCCGCCGGCGCGCGTCACCTCAACTTGCGCTTCGCCGGCGGCGACCAGCTCGCCCAGGTCGACGAGGTGGCCTCGCACGTGCTGCCGCGGCTCAAACGAGGCTGA
- a CDS encoding VOC family protein: MPYRINHIHLKARDPRQTAEWYVQAFGFKIVGDEVRAFGDRFLRCQSEDGGMMVNISGARTGETLGPGDASAHHGLEHFGFDSQNLEADIARLEGLGARLLEGPIQVPNGPRVAFLRAPDDARVELVEPRRAGIAGGCC; encoded by the coding sequence ATGCCGTATCGCATCAACCACATCCATCTCAAGGCCAGGGATCCCCGACAGACGGCGGAGTGGTACGTGCAGGCCTTCGGCTTCAAGATCGTCGGCGACGAGGTGCGCGCCTTCGGCGACCGCTTCCTCCGGTGTCAGAGCGAGGACGGCGGCATGATGGTGAACATCTCGGGAGCCCGCACCGGCGAGACGCTCGGTCCGGGTGACGCCAGCGCCCATCACGGGCTCGAGCACTTCGGCTTCGACTCGCAGAACCTCGAAGCGGACATCGCCCGCCTGGAGGGTCTCGGCGCCCGTCTGCTCGAGGGACCGATCCAGGTGCCCAACGGGCCGCGGGTGGCGTTCCTGCGCGCGCCCGACGACGCCCGCGTCGAGCTGGTGGAGCCGCGCCGGGCCGGCATCGCCGGCGGCTGCTGCTGA